A segment of the Bactrocera neohumeralis isolate Rockhampton chromosome 3, APGP_CSIRO_Bneo_wtdbg2-racon-allhic-juicebox.fasta_v2, whole genome shotgun sequence genome:
AGATAAGAATTTCATCAACATTGACATTTTCTACGTTGTCAATATTGAAGGTTCAGCGTACCCAAATATTCTTCAAAGAATGCAGTGTAATTTCTCTTTTTCGTCGACAACTGCAATGTTGAAGCGTTCAGcgtaaaattaaatatcttcGCCACCAACAAACACCTTATGTCAGATCATCGATAACGACATCAGCGATGAATTTCTAGAAGATGGAAACCCCAACTTGGTTGAGAAATTGACCACTCCTACTTACTAAGGTGAATACACATCTACAAAATAGTCCGTCAACAATTTATTGTCTTTCAACATTGATGGTGTTAAAACAAACTCTTGTTGAAGACTCTTGTCAAAGATTTCATCAACATTCTGTAGTAGGATAttctctttctctttgacaccaccaacaatgtcaagcAAAGAATAACTCTCCAACTCAAATCCGGACTGAGTCTCTCCGTCTATGGGTgtgtctccctttttgtgaattgggcaggGTCCACTGaagttccaatcgttgggcattctttcatccgaccatattttacaagaaagtagatgcatgctccttatcagttcttcgtcgctTATTTGAAACGCTCGACaggcaatccatcggctcccgccactttgttgtttttcagacgggtaattgccaTTCAAACTGCTTCATGGGCAATGGATCATCTCCTCCGTTGTCAAATATTAGGGAAGCGCGTTTACCATATCCTGGTGGTACACTATCATTCAGCAGGGTGGAGAAGTTTTCtgttcataatttcagtatgctctggggaTTAGTTACTAGATTGTCGCTGAGGGTtctacattatatatatatccgAGTCGTAAAATCTTTGGTTAGCATCtctcttttttatttgcaaatgcgTCCCACTTCCCTTTCCAACTCTtgatatctatcccatcccgcattgtggttgtggtcgatcgtaacgttgcgaggtaagcagtcCTCTTCGCTGCGACTCGGCAATCCTAaccgtaccagctgttcttttgcattttccgaaaaacaacggtttccgttgcagctgtacgtaaggagcttgaaatgccgcccTACAGTTCCCTtacaccgagttgttgacgactGCTCTCGGAGAGAAGGAGTGCAAgttgagtagaaaatcgttcggttgtCTGTTATGATTACAGCTTCccgacgtcaaaccttccttgtgtttgttgacgtatATTCTTTGCTGcacacagaggcgggtgcgtatcttggctgcaacaagatagtagtccgagtagatgttaggacctcggagcgtacgcacgtctaatacactggaaacgtgtattccgtctattacaacataatcgatctggtggcttttcgatccggagacagccaggtagcttgatgaatttttctatgctgaaatctagtactacagagaaccatatttcgggccccggcgaagtcgatcagcctcaacccatttgggcaagaacttcgctttgatgcgcaGTGTGGCTAGACGTTAATACACccgggtgaatgacagtactcgcgACGgggtctctctcccaccacgagtCGCACACCGTAAGCCTTAATTCGTTTgcaatggtcgtcatcaaaatgggGGTCTCTCaaccgaggctggttgttatttttcattggagcgtttttttttttcgtagcGGGTCCCACACCCATCGCACCACCCTGCAACggggatgattcgccttctcactttagctggCCTTCAAACTGTTATTGTTAAGAGGATactacttggtcaaagaccggaagttctgaactgtttgagccatatgtaataGAATCGTGTCTGGACACTCACAAGTGAATGgggatcagagaactttcctcacttgcgtgatcttctacacatgactccatcctccaatttaTACTTACTTTGAACAAATAGCGCAGAGCAAATGGCAATCAAAAACAAACAGCAAGaacgaaaccaatatggttcaaaGATAATAAAAGTAAACTCAGGACTTATTACATAGATCTAGGAATCGAATGCGCTAAAAAATCTTTGCCTTTTATATCTGGATTTACCTAAGAAAACACAAACATAATTTATTGAAGCTAATCATAGCAGAACACTACAATTTGTGATATTCTGTTATATAAATCCACAGTTTTCTAATATTAGAAatccaatataaaaaaatttacaaaagtgtgtAAATTTTTCCCCCTATTCATGCAACAGACTCCACTTACAGAGCAAACAAGcgatctcaaattttgtatgtaaatatttttgttttcacacCGAATTTTCCTGCCGTTGACAAAGCAAAACGCACAATAAAGCTCTAAAATCACAACTGAAAGCATAAGTCAGAAACCGTTTATACACCTTGAGGCAGGCGTTACACTGTCGGCACCACACGTGGCACGGAGACCATGACCTGCTTGAATGTACTCAAAAACCCGCCAACTCAATAGCGTGTggacaatttttgcaaatcttTGTAAATAATCATATTTATGGAACAAACGGTAAATATTTACCAGCGCACACAGTTACACAAATACACAAAGCACACAGACATTAACTGCTacgcatattgaaaaacaaacgcacacacacacactcataatCAAGTAAGACCCGACGGTCATTGGAAGAGGATGAGACGTGTAAATAACTTGTTGTCATAAGTCTATAAAGCATTGACTAGGCAAACATAGTGTCATGAACAATGGAATGGAACAAAACACAAAGCATTTTCTAGCCAGCCTGGTGAGTTCTAGTTTTGGTTTATTTCCAGTCGACATCCGACCGCCAATCAATCACGGAAAAATGGTTTATCCAGCACGCTTTCAGGCGCCACAAGCTAACGCGCTGCAGTTGTCCTACTCACCGGGGCATACGCCATTGCCACAGAAGCCGCGTATGATAATACAGCTGCCGTCCTGGAAGAGTATACGACGCACGGCCGGCGAAATCAGCGCCTCCGCCTGGGAGCTGGCCTTCCGCTTCGGCCAGAGCACGACAATTCACGGCGTCAATCGGTTGTTCAGCAGGAACGCTGGAAAGTATGAACGGTGAGTAGCAGAGGTCAGGTACTCCAATTCGTTTAGAATATCCTCTAATTTTTTATACCACAGCTGCGTCTGGTTCCTCACCGTTATGCTCGCTCTACTCGGCGCCATTTACGTTAGTCTCTTGCTCTCTGATCGCTTTAGAGAAGGCCGATTGGAGACAGTGGTGGATAGCACGCGCTATCCCATTTACCACATTAGCTTTCCGGTAGTGACGATATGCAATATGAATCAACTGAATTGGCAAAGGCTGGAAGAGGCCAAGCGTCGTTATCTCGAGCCCAATGTAACATCGGAAAGTCAAGAACTTTTCGAGCGTGTTCTTGGCAGTTTTGATAACATAAAGTTTGCCGGCTTTGAAAGTTTTAtgaaattcaaaaacatttctCTCGATTCGTTGAATTACATCAATTTTACTGAAGTAATGATTTTTATGACTTGGCGTTGCGAGGAATTCTTGAGTCATTGTGTGTGGAATCGTTTGACCATGAACTGTTGTGACATCTTCTCTTTGCGACGCAGCAAAAATGGTCTCTGTTGGGCTTTCAACACTTTGGAAACGGATGAGGGACGACAGCGCCAAAAAGTTGATAAGCTGTGGCCTTGGCATACAGGCGCCGCCAGTCCAGGTAGTGGACTCATCGTACGCGCACTTATCAATCCAAAGAAACACTGTCCAAGCAGCACCAACGAGAAGGGCGTAAATGTAAGATGAGGAATGGATTTGTTTAAATAAAGCATGCATTAATATAGTTTCTTAGGTTATGATTTCGGAGCCAAATGTGTGGCATAAGGATCCAATCAACATACTGGAAAATATGCACGCATTGGTGGAGGTAGAACCCGAAATGTATTTCCATGACAATAGTACTCGTCGATTGAGTACTGAGTCGAGAGAGTGCATTTTCAATGTAAGCGATTATCCGAATAagcttattactttcttatatAAGGAATTATATGATAAATAATACTTAGTGCTAAGGAgaattagccattcatatatatgaaataatcaTGAACATATTCGAACAGGTAGGTTACTCCTCCTAATTATTTGTGATAGTATCACTTACTCGCTTAGATACATCAAATCCggtcataaataaatataactgacATTTTAGGTTCACCTCTTTTGGAATCCTTTGATATTCCCCCTTTAGCAAGTGCTTAAGaacggtatatacatataccggTCTTCATTAGAGCAACCAAAAAGCTCTTACGCGGTCTGTAAGTATCGCATTGGTCAACAAATTGAGTTGGGTTACATATCGTGAGAGTTCTATGAACTTGTAAtttacaaaatgtaaatttctaCCTCTACGCcattaaaaaaaaggaagaatctTCTACCTCCAAGTATCTCGGGATTCATATTCACAGCGGTTAGTTTTGCCGTTCATTTTCGTGAATATTCGTCGATTGAGGCTTACGGTTCTTTGGATCCAAAGGCTTTGCCGCAAACTTAGTTCTGATATTAATAATAAGTGTCCGTGCTGTAGTTGATAAGCTCGCTCTCTACATTATGAATAGCGCTTTAATGAAGGTAAGTACCCAGCTATGCAGGTTTTCCACAGACAGTCCTTCAAAGCTGGAGCTATTTTAGGTCAAAATGTTAAGAATAATATAGCGTTCGTCTGAACAGGATTGGCGCGACCCTCAATAGGTCGTAAAAATCTTTATGAGTCTTGACGATAATCTTTTATAGCTATTtgtgaaaactatattttttatctgCTGTGAGGGCCCTATAACCTTGATAAAGTCTACATGCTTGCTGGGAAGATTGCCAAGGCGCCATCtacagaagctgtatggaagcagACGAGGTGGAAACAATAGAACACTGTCCCAGACTGTCCCACGTTTggaaggtcaagacttaaacacttgggagcggaTACCTTCAGAAATCCCATCATTCGACGGAGTCggtggaaattaaacgcctgtgcaaatttgtattggttaTTAAACGTTTTGCTAATTAATAAGTTCGAACACAAGAGTTCTTTacttctatggcttcacaaagaactATGTACACGTGTGATCTTTTATCAGCCATCTAACCCAACCTAAGAAACACTCGAAGTCGAATTCGGTTTAATTTGTGCGAATAGGTATCGCATCGTATAACTCATTTATGTAAGCCCTGAAGTGACTATGTTATTTAGTTTTGTCACCGTAACTTTTACCGAACGTTTTAATTGATAAAACAacatgattgcctatcccgtagcagagtgcacgagtggtttcataTAGTACATTTGTTTAGTAGACACTAGACTCAAGACTTATATTCCCAATCTaaccattttttaaagaaaaatgaagaaaCCGTAAGGAATGACGTCTCATCACGCCTATTATTCTTCTATTTATTCAGTCCATTAAAGAGTTTAAAATGAATTTACAGTTTcccttaaattattttctctttcaCTTGATTTGCCCACCGTAAACCAGGACGAAACGAAATCAAAGTATTTTCGCACACTTCATGGTTACGTTTATATGATTGAAAATTGCCAATCAGAGTGCCATCAACAGTACTTGGTGAAATTTTGTAATTGCACGTTGGATTTGCTATTTCCACCTGGTAAGCATGTACAAACCATCATTCAACCACAGATTCATACTCGCTTCCACACGTTGCTTTCTCTCTCATCCCACTCAAGCGTTAGTTTTCGTACCTAAAACTAGGCTTTACTTGTTTACTTTCAGGACCCCATCCCAGCTGTCAAGCGAAGAACCTGTTGTGTTTGGCGCAAAATAACGGTAATGCACAAAAGTTAACTTACTCATTCTCGCTCTATCACTTGCTCCCTTACTCTTTTCGCTCTCTCTTACGCTCACTCGTATTTGCAGATCGCTTTGTATACTCTCGCCGCGAGGAGGAAGAATTATATGTGCGCAACTATCACGAAAGCATGGTTTGTGAGTGTTACCGCAATTGTCACTCGCTCAGCTATATGACGGATGAACGTTCAACATCTATATCGGAGGAAACGCGCGGCAATCACTCAATTGTCGTCTTAGATATACATTTTCGTTTCCAAACAATCATGGTTTTTCGCACGGGTTTAGTCTTCGGTTGGGTGGACTTAATAGGTAAGTTGATGGCGTAACTTTAACTTTGCTTTCTGAAGCTGTAAAGTTGTGGTCTCTTGTGGTTTTAGTTGCTTTTGGTGGACTTGCTGGTCTCTTTCTCGGTTGCTCGCTGATTAGCACCATGGAGTTGGCCTACTTTCTGCTTGTCGATCTGCCCACGTTTGTGCTGCAAAAATACCGCAACAATAAGGGTAAAATACAAACTCAACAACGTGCGGGCGTTAGGCCCTTGCAACAactgtacaaaaacaaaaatagtaatttgAAGCCACAATTCAATATGAAAGGCCAACTAATTCAACCACAAAGCTCTGAAAGACTTTacaataatatcaaaattagaCGGAGGCCGCCGCTTATTACAGACTGGCAGGCGCCACAAATCGCCAAAATACACCACTGGAGCAgcaaaaataccaaataaattatatagcGATTTAATGATAGtaattttacatacaaattgcaaaaattattgaTCTTAAGGCACGATAATAAACTATAATCTCATCTAGTGCTCAAAAAATATTactctaaattaaaatatatgaaagcgATATAACTGGTGACCTAATTATGGGTACTTTTACAATAGCTTTTAGCAAtagtgtcaagctgtcatgttctttttgttcagtatagtataaaaaaatataacagcaGTAGCTCAGAGTCGATTCGGCACTGTTCGCAacaactcgaactgacgtattGAAAAGAATAGATCTTCgattgaaagcgtataaaatatagcttgtgcaataactgaagccgctcgaccttcccagtgacatcgcttcgttctatgaGCTATAGAAAAGAGGCAAGTCCGAAATTTTTGAGACAAATTCAGTTCATCAATGAGGCTCATTTCCACCTCAGTGGGTATGTAAaccagcaaaattgccgcatttgggacgaagaccaACCTGAAGAGGATCTGGAGCTATCCTTTCATATagaaaaaagtgtgttttgttGGCCgctggaatcatcgatccatatttcttcaaaactaatgtcgatgagaacgtaaccgtcaatgacgaccaTATCGCGCCATGATTACCGActattatttgatgcctgaaattgaagctcgtgatctcagcaacatttggtttccacaagacggcgccacatgccacacatcacatcaatcaatgacATTATTGAAAGAATACTTCGTTGAgcacataatttcacgttttgggccggccgattggccaccaagatcgtgtaatatTTCTTCAACCGTGCGaggtgatagaaacataccaaagttcatatattttcatacaaaatatatggggtctagccaagcagcattggtgcactaaggtgtaatattttaatatccttttgtcgtccttttcgatacgatatccttgattttttttctgaattccatagacaataaaattctgggaagctacctggaagcgcaagtcgtttgctaaactctaaatatatttaaataacatttaaaaacaaaatatgcctggccagacccgagggtctcgatgagggttaactATTTTTATACGGAAAAAAGTATGGAAAGGTGTGAGATACTGGACGGGAGTTCCAAAATTATTCAAGTGGTTCAAAAAGATGATATTGTCTTTAAATTTTGCTTACCGCGTCAGTCGATACATATTCGCTCGAATGACTCGTTCAAACCATGTATGCTGGTCTGCTGACCGATTTCGATGAATGAAttgttttatgattttcaaatttttacacgCTTTCTCCCTCATTTCTTTATGCGCGAGGCGGTTTTCAAATGTTATCAAATTAACGCGCGGATAGATGTGAGTTAAACGGCGATTCAACACGATCTCTTTCGTTTGCATTGCGTCTGGCATTTTTTAAGGAAGGTGCttgaattttacaataacacaACCAATGTACTTCAACTTTTTATTTCGAAGTTCGGTTGACACCTTTTTACACCTCGGCGCTAACGAGTGCACTTTCACTTTAGCGCTGCTAATGGCGCAGCCAGACAATTTTATAGAGAGCGCAAATTACATATCACCTTTAGGCATATAAAACTCTCTATCTTAATCCTCCCCCGAGTTGTGGGCCTAATTGCCGTGGGTTGTCTTTTACAAGTgtcaattgttattattttacagCCCAGCAATGGCGCTCGAGTTTAACAGAAGGCGCCAATAAAGTTCACATTGCatgtatttaccgttatttgACCTGcgctatttaatttattgtaaacaTGAATAGTTGTAATACAAACacatttaattttgattgaCATTTGATTGCAGCTGCGGCGCTGACAGGCGGCACTCAATAGTCCACACACACATTCGGTAAAAAAGAACTTTATGAGAATGTGTTGGTGCAGACAGTGAATATGTGTTAATTTGTTGCTCCAAATGGCACGTGTAAtgcatattttaagaatacaaaattaCAAAGTGTTTAAAGAGCTAACTATGTAATAACTTgccgaaataatatttttttataccctgaagagggtttattaagtttgtcacgaagcttgtaacgctcagaaggaagcgtcggagaccctataaagtatatatgtatataaatgatcagtatgttgagctgagtcgattagccatgtctgtctgtctgtctgtatatatatgaactagtccccagtttttaagttatcgttttgaaattttgcaaacgtcattttctcttcaagaaactgctcatttgttggaacggccgatatcggaccactataacatacagctgccatacaaactgaacgatcgggatcaagttcttgtgtggaaaactttcacatttgacaagatatattcaagaaatttggtataaattattttctaaagcaacaatgtaatttccgaacaaattgttcagatcggattactatagcatatagcttccatacaaactgaacacatagttactgaaagaaatgcacctgtgaagggtatattagcttcggtgcaggcgaagttaacgttttttcttgtttcattaGAAATTAATCTGTTAAAACACACTCTAATATAAGATCAGGGATGACTTTTGCTTagcaaacacttttttatttgttgtgttgCTATTTTTTACCCATTTATACTAAGATCGTATCTTTATAATTTATACTACCAGATTAACAGATCTGTTATTATCACACATCCAACGTAATCCTTGGTTTAGACTGAGCTCAAGCCtccttttactttttaaaagaaatttaatggCACAATACCCCCATCAGTGGTCTAATTTGGTAGAGCATACATTACCAAGACAATATTTCAAGTTTTAACAATCTACACGAGCCAGACAGTCGACTTTTTCGTTTTTAGTCCCTCTTGCcttgattttttttctgtactctggATCTCTTTTTAAATCTTCAGAACTGCGTAATTTTTATGATCTTAAAATGATTTACTAAATTTTGCACATAAAATATGTCCTACACTATGGTCCAAATGAAAccaatatactcgtatacagaGTAAAATAAGTACTTAACACACGCGAGTAATAAAGGCGGACAGCTTCAACAATCACTATTTTAAATGCAGCGAGATACACGGTACTAGTAAATAtggcaaatttataaaaatgagatTCCTCATTAGGAGATTTCGCCTATTGTACATTCTCTTTcattaaaacaaagaaactcGTTTTAAAGATAATCGATAACCAATAGCTTTTCTTACAACAAATAATTAAcagtgtacatatattattggaaataactttattttagaACTTCTTCTGAGCCCTGTATACATCACGATATTCTTTCAACTTAATTTGCGTCTGCTCGACCCTGGACGGTCTGCGTCTTAGTTGATGTGGTTGCCCTTGCTTCTCTCTAACACGCCGCGGCACGACGACAAAAAAGAAGTAAACTAACTCCACAAGACTTATAAGAGAGCAACCCAAAAACAGACCGGTGGTGCCGCCAAATGAAACTGTAAAGAGAGAGTTGGCTAAAAAATACACATGTAACAATTAAACGTTAGAAAATCGTACCAATCAAATCGATCCAGGTGAAGACTAAAATCGTCTTATATTTCGTAATGAAATCCCGTTCAAAATACACGTCTAAATCAACAACGGTACGGTTCTCCACAGATTCCGAGGGCATAAGGTCCCTCGACTTGATTGCAACAAAATAGCGTAGGGAATCGCAGCTCACATAACAGCTACACACAATGCCCGGATATTTGCTGGACATGTACTTCTCCTGACCGGGTATCTCGAAGTTGACAAGATAGTCTGTGAAAGAAATATTGTTCGCTAATACTATAGAAAGTAACTGTTTTAACAAGTTTTACTGTTATATTTAGCCAGGCAAGGGAAATCCACGAGACTGCAGTGCGGATAAGGGCTCGGTGGAAAAAATATGTCCAACGTACAGTTACAATACTTCATGAGGTACTCCTGCTGGCACTGAGAATGGCAATTTTCGAAGCGATAGCGATGACCATAAAGCGTTTTGAAGTCGTCACTATTCTGCTCATCCTGTACACAAGTTGGT
Coding sequences within it:
- the LOC126752450 gene encoding pickpocket protein 19-like, whose amino-acid sequence is MVYPARFQAPQANALQLSYSPGHTPLPQKPRMIIQLPSWKSIRRTAGEISASAWELAFRFGQSTTIHGVNRLFSRNAGKYERCVWFLTVMLALLGAIYVSLLLSDRFREGRLETVVDSTRYPIYHISFPVVTICNMNQLNWQRLEEAKRRYLEPNVTSESQELFERVLGSFDNIKFAGFESFMKFKNISLDSLNYINFTEVMIFMTWRCEEFLSHCVWNRLTMNCCDIFSLRRSKNGLCWAFNTLETDEGRQRQKVDKLWPWHTGAASPGSGLIVRALINPKKHCPSSTNEKGVNVMISEPNVWHKDPINILENMHALVEVEPEMYFHDNSTRRLSTESRECIFNDETKSKYFRTLHGYVYMIENCQSECHQQYLVKFCNCTLDLLFPPGPHPSCQAKNLLCLAQNNDRFVYSRREEEELYVRNYHESMVCECYRNCHSLSYMTDERSTSISEETRGNHSIVVLDIHFRFQTIMVFRTGLVFGWVDLIVAFGGLAGLFLGCSLISTMELAYFLLVDLPTFVLQKYRNNKGKIQTQQRAGVRPLQQLYKNKNSNLKPQFNMKGQLIQPQSSERLYNNIKIRRRPPLITDWQAPQIAKIHHWSSKNTK